A DNA window from Tindallia californiensis contains the following coding sequences:
- the fusA gene encoding elongation factor G translates to MKVYEAEKIRNIALLGHGGSGKTTLTEAALYSTGVSKRIGKVEDGNTYSDFDKEEINRKTSINASVIPVEWNGYKINYIDTPGYFDFIGEVQGAMKAAGGAVILIDATSGIEVGTEKAWDFAAAKRIPTFIAINKMDRENVDYEKIIADLREKFGKRIAPFQIPIGKEESFVGNVNVVKMMAREYDGNSCKEIPIPQEYEDQASEIRELLMESVAESDEALLEKYFEGEAFTEEEIQKGLRKGVLTGDIIPVVCASFTKNVGIHTLMDMICDFSPSPQDMPPKTGINPKDDSEVERSLDPKEPFSAQVFKTIADPFIGKISLVKVISGSLKADAEVLNSSKNEKEKIGSLFFLRGKHQEETKEVKAGDIAAVAKLQHTKTGDTLCDPANPVKYSDIDFMEPQLYLAIEPKSRGDEEKISAGLVKLSEEDPSFYFTRNAETKQTLIRGQGELHIKVITSKLKAKYGVEVELSDPIVPYRETIKGKADVQGKHKKQSGGRGQYGDVKMKFEPSSEPFEFEEVIFGGAVPKAYIPAVEKGLMEAKEVGVLAGYPVVNIKATLYDGSYHDVDSSEMAFKIAASMAFKKGLEEANPVLLEPIAKVEVRVPEENMGDIMGDLNKRRGRILGMDPQDDGYQKVTAEAPQSEMFKYAIDLRSMTQARGEFSMEFIRYEEVPQAISDKVIEAAKAAKAEKES, encoded by the coding sequence ATGAAAGTTTACGAAGCTGAAAAAATCAGAAACATAGCACTGTTAGGACATGGTGGAAGTGGAAAAACAACTCTAACAGAAGCTGCGTTGTACTCCACTGGCGTGTCAAAAAGAATTGGTAAGGTGGAAGACGGAAACACGTATTCAGATTTTGATAAAGAAGAAATTAATCGTAAAACATCAATTAACGCTTCTGTTATTCCGGTAGAATGGAATGGATATAAAATTAATTATATTGATACACCTGGATATTTTGATTTTATTGGTGAAGTTCAAGGTGCTATGAAAGCGGCTGGAGGAGCGGTTATACTGATAGATGCTACAAGTGGCATTGAAGTAGGAACTGAAAAAGCATGGGACTTTGCAGCAGCTAAGCGAATTCCAACGTTTATAGCGATTAATAAAATGGATCGGGAAAATGTTGATTATGAAAAAATCATTGCTGATCTGAGAGAAAAATTTGGAAAGAGGATAGCTCCTTTTCAGATACCAATAGGCAAGGAAGAGAGTTTTGTAGGGAATGTAAACGTTGTCAAAATGATGGCGCGGGAATATGATGGTAATAGTTGTAAAGAAATTCCAATCCCACAGGAATATGAAGATCAAGCCTCCGAAATAAGAGAACTACTAATGGAATCGGTAGCGGAAAGTGATGAAGCCTTACTTGAAAAATATTTTGAAGGGGAAGCCTTTACAGAAGAAGAGATCCAAAAGGGATTAAGAAAGGGAGTTTTAACAGGAGATATCATTCCGGTGGTATGCGCTTCCTTTACTAAAAATGTCGGTATTCATACCTTAATGGATATGATATGCGATTTTTCGCCGTCACCTCAAGATATGCCGCCTAAAACCGGTATTAATCCAAAAGATGATTCGGAAGTAGAACGGTCTCTGGATCCGAAAGAACCATTTTCAGCACAGGTATTCAAAACAATTGCCGATCCATTTATAGGGAAAATTTCGCTCGTTAAAGTAATTTCAGGAAGCTTAAAAGCCGATGCGGAAGTATTGAACAGCAGTAAAAATGAAAAAGAGAAAATAGGTTCTTTGTTCTTTCTAAGAGGAAAACATCAAGAAGAGACGAAAGAAGTAAAAGCAGGAGATATAGCCGCCGTTGCGAAGTTACAACATACTAAAACAGGAGATACTCTTTGCGATCCGGCAAATCCAGTTAAGTATAGTGATATTGATTTTATGGAACCGCAACTGTACTTGGCGATAGAACCTAAAAGTCGTGGTGATGAAGAAAAGATAAGTGCCGGACTAGTAAAGCTTTCGGAGGAAGATCCTTCATTCTACTTTACGCGAAATGCAGAAACAAAGCAAACTTTAATAAGAGGACAGGGAGAACTGCATATTAAAGTGATTACCAGTAAATTAAAAGCGAAATATGGGGTAGAAGTGGAACTGAGCGATCCGATTGTGCCTTATCGTGAAACGATTAAAGGGAAAGCAGATGTACAAGGTAAGCATAAAAAACAATCTGGTGGTCGTGGGCAATATGGAGATGTGAAGATGAAGTTCGAACCAAGTTCAGAACCATTTGAGTTTGAAGAAGTTATTTTTGGAGGAGCTGTTCCAAAAGCCTATATCCCGGCTGTTGAAAAAGGGTTAATGGAAGCGAAAGAAGTGGGTGTTTTGGCAGGTTATCCAGTAGTGAATATAAAGGCGACCCTTTATGATGGTTCCTATCATGATGTAGACTCATCGGAAATGGCATTTAAAATTGCGGCGTCGATGGCTTTTAAGAAAGGATTGGAAGAAGCTAACCCAGTTTTATTAGAGCCGATTGCAAAAGTAGAAGTTAGAGTACCGGAAGAAAACATGGGTGACATTATGGGCGACTTGAACAAACGTCGTGGTCGAATTCTTGGAATGGATCCTCAGGATGATGGCTATCAAAAAGTAACCGCCGAGGCACCTCAGTCAGAAATGTTTAAGTATGCCATTGATCTTCGCTCTATGACACAGGCAAGAGGTGAGTTTTCTATGGAATTCATCAGGTATGAAGAAGTGCCACAAGCCATCAGCGACAAGGTGATTGAAGCGGCTAAAGCGGCGAAAGCAGAAAAAGAATCTTAG
- a CDS encoding UvrB/UvrC motif-containing protein codes for MQCQHCKKRKATVYIKETVNHQQNEKYICDICASELNQGGIPFSFSVHNLLSNYFDQVDTNKKDGQASNQSKCLQCGQIYGEYKESGRLGCSQCYQAFRRMLIPLIKRIHGGSQHTGKVPVKLERMHRLRRHINTLQNKLKKAIEDEAYEEAAQLRDEIALLEKKVTGIKGESE; via the coding sequence ATGCAATGCCAACACTGTAAAAAAAGAAAAGCGACGGTATATATAAAAGAAACAGTGAATCATCAACAAAATGAAAAATATATATGTGATATATGTGCATCAGAATTAAATCAAGGTGGAATCCCCTTTTCTTTTTCAGTGCATAACTTGCTGTCAAACTACTTTGATCAAGTGGATACTAATAAGAAAGATGGACAAGCAAGTAACCAAAGCAAATGCCTTCAATGTGGTCAAATCTATGGAGAATACAAAGAATCAGGACGCTTAGGGTGTTCTCAGTGTTATCAGGCTTTTCGAAGGATGCTAATACCTTTAATTAAAAGAATTCATGGAGGAAGTCAGCATACAGGAAAAGTACCGGTCAAACTTGAAAGAATGCACCGTCTACGTAGACATATCAATACATTGCAAAATAAGTTGAAAAAGGCAATTGAGGACGAAGCCTATGAAGAAGCTGCCCAATTAAGGGATGAAATAGCTTTATTAGAGAAAAAGGTGACAGGAATAAAGGGGGAATCCGAATGA
- a CDS encoding protein arginine kinase codes for MSILSSELGPHGDIVMSSRVRFARNLAPYDFPQRITIEGAKEVSQLVKKTLEKNDSDYKNTFHTIRMKKTDEIERQLYVEEHMISPALAQNTEKGELLINKQKGCSLMLHEEDHIRIQCLRKGLQPMEAFLEADRIDDWLGKHLPYAYDERLGYLTACPTNIGSGLRVSVMLHLPALTMMGYLEDLIRAAGQLGFTVRGVFGEGSGYLGNLYQISNQVTLNVKEQEIVTNIEDIAGKVIDRERAVRKSVLCDQKLELEDRVFRSLGILKYAQLIKRKEAMHLISDVILGTSLGVISAYSLSDLHKLMAQIQPAYLQKQSGTILTEKEREQKRAAFIRETLK; via the coding sequence ATGAGCATTCTAAGCTCAGAATTAGGTCCTCATGGTGATATTGTGATGAGTAGCAGGGTGAGGTTTGCAAGAAACTTAGCACCCTATGACTTTCCCCAAAGGATAACCATTGAAGGTGCAAAAGAAGTATCGCAGCTAGTAAAAAAAACATTGGAAAAAAACGATTCTGATTACAAGAATACATTTCACACCATAAGGATGAAAAAGACCGATGAAATAGAAAGACAGCTTTATGTAGAAGAGCATATGATAAGCCCAGCGCTGGCTCAAAATACAGAAAAAGGAGAATTGCTGATAAACAAACAAAAAGGTTGCAGTTTAATGCTTCACGAAGAAGATCACATACGCATTCAATGTTTGCGCAAAGGACTACAGCCGATGGAAGCTTTTTTAGAAGCTGATAGAATTGATGACTGGCTTGGGAAACATTTACCCTATGCTTATGATGAAAGACTAGGTTACTTAACGGCTTGTCCAACTAATATAGGGTCAGGATTGCGAGTTTCTGTCATGTTGCATTTACCGGCACTAACCATGATGGGGTACCTGGAAGATCTTATCCGAGCCGCAGGGCAGCTTGGCTTTACCGTAAGAGGCGTTTTTGGAGAAGGAAGCGGATACCTGGGAAATCTCTATCAAATATCAAATCAGGTGACCTTAAATGTGAAAGAGCAAGAGATTGTTACAAATATAGAAGACATTGCCGGTAAAGTGATTGATAGAGAAAGAGCCGTCAGAAAGAGTGTTTTGTGTGATCAGAAATTAGAATTAGAAGATCGTGTATTTCGTTCGCTTGGTATTTTGAAGTATGCCCAACTGATAAAAAGAAAAGAAGCCATGCATTTAATATCAGATGTCATCTTAGGAACTTCGCTAGGTGTTATTTCAGCCTATTCATTATCCGACTTGCATAAGCTAATGGCTCAGATTCAGCCGGCATACTTACAAAAACAATCGGGTACTATACTAACAGAAAAAGAAAGAGAGCAGAAAAGAGCTGCTTTCATTAGAGAAACTTTAAAATAG
- the nrdJ gene encoding ribonucleoside-triphosphate reductase, adenosylcobalamin-dependent produces the protein MKIQKRDGRLMTFERVKISNAIQKAMAETKGGIDDALSESIARNVEESLTLEKEPVHVETIQDWVEYYLMDSSRKDVAKNYIIYRNERNKSRALRMESDYKMIRDEFVSRYKHMPNPMAQLGSFVYYRTYSRWLQEENRREYWWETVRRAVDYNTSLVQTTKEEAEKLYDNIFRLKQFLSGRTFWVGNTDVAKNYPMSNYNCAFIIVNSLSALKELFYLLMLGSGVGARILYSDVASIPKVRCDYELIHKDYMPVPPSLREDNTSIQFMHNNTVKITVGDSKEGWTQSLDHFFQLLSNSEYKNIKTIVVDYDHVRPEGEKLKTFGGTASGHTSLKNMFAKIDYVMRKRGWSESENRVQLQPVDMLDIINIIGENVVVGGVRRTAEMVLLDPQDHDSITAKESLYKNIDGQWIVDKDLIHRQMSNNSIYYEEKPDRETLHWMMRKMRFSGEPGFINAKAASKRRENLNGVNPCGEILLDSRGVCNLTTINVYAFVNQEGSLDWDELLEAQKLSVRAAYRMTCVELELPGWDAVQRRDKLVGCSLTGWQDMVNALNMDREEQIRLLKALREVARKTVDAYADEIGENRPLLVTTVKPEGTLSQLPTVSSGIHYSHSPYYLRRIRVSAQDPLVKVCEELGYNVYPEVGQTEDKCTTKVVEFPVKAPEGKTKYDVGAIEQLENYKMFMKYYVDHNASITVHVRDHEWEAVEEWMWNNWDEVVAVSFLSLSESFYQLMPYESIDKEEYEEKSAKMKPFVASLLSKYENPKFMQDIGDESCENGVCPIR, from the coding sequence GTGAAAATCCAAAAACGTGATGGCAGGCTGATGACATTTGAAAGAGTTAAAATCAGCAATGCGATACAAAAAGCAATGGCAGAAACAAAAGGTGGTATTGACGATGCATTAAGCGAATCGATTGCAAGAAATGTGGAGGAATCGCTAACCTTGGAGAAAGAGCCAGTTCATGTAGAAACGATCCAAGACTGGGTAGAGTATTATTTAATGGATAGCAGTCGAAAAGATGTTGCGAAAAATTATATCATTTACCGTAATGAACGTAATAAGTCCCGCGCATTACGTATGGAGTCAGATTATAAAATGATACGGGATGAATTTGTTAGTCGGTATAAACATATGCCAAACCCGATGGCGCAGTTGGGTTCTTTTGTATATTATCGTACCTATTCTAGGTGGCTGCAGGAAGAAAATAGAAGAGAGTATTGGTGGGAAACCGTACGCAGAGCTGTTGATTACAATACAAGCCTGGTACAGACAACCAAAGAAGAAGCGGAGAAATTGTACGATAACATCTTTCGGTTAAAGCAATTTTTATCAGGTCGTACATTTTGGGTTGGTAACACCGATGTTGCCAAAAATTATCCTATGTCAAATTACAACTGTGCCTTTATTATTGTGAACTCATTAAGTGCATTAAAAGAATTATTTTACCTGCTAATGCTTGGGAGCGGAGTAGGTGCTCGTATCCTTTATTCCGATGTAGCTTCTATTCCTAAAGTTCGTTGTGATTACGAGTTGATTCACAAAGACTATATGCCTGTTCCTCCTTCTTTAAGGGAAGATAATACAAGCATTCAATTTATGCACAATAATACAGTGAAAATAACTGTTGGTGATAGCAAAGAAGGATGGACTCAGTCTTTAGATCATTTTTTTCAGCTGCTATCGAACAGTGAATATAAAAACATTAAAACCATTGTGGTGGACTATGATCATGTAAGACCGGAAGGTGAAAAACTCAAAACCTTTGGTGGAACAGCTAGCGGACATACCAGTCTTAAAAATATGTTTGCCAAAATAGATTATGTTATGCGCAAACGTGGTTGGTCAGAAAGTGAGAATCGAGTACAATTACAGCCAGTGGACATGCTTGATATTATCAATATTATTGGCGAAAATGTGGTAGTTGGTGGTGTAAGGCGTACAGCTGAAATGGTATTACTAGATCCTCAAGATCATGACAGTATCACAGCAAAAGAGTCGCTTTACAAAAATATTGATGGCCAATGGATTGTAGATAAAGACCTTATTCATAGACAAATGAGCAATAACTCTATATATTATGAAGAAAAGCCAGATAGAGAAACCTTGCATTGGATGATGAGGAAGATGCGTTTTTCTGGAGAGCCTGGATTTATCAATGCAAAAGCAGCTTCGAAAAGAAGAGAAAATCTCAATGGTGTAAACCCTTGCGGAGAAATACTACTTGACTCTCGGGGCGTATGCAACCTTACGACTATCAATGTGTACGCATTTGTTAATCAAGAAGGATCTTTGGACTGGGATGAATTGCTAGAAGCCCAGAAGCTTTCTGTCCGAGCGGCTTATCGAATGACATGCGTTGAATTGGAATTGCCTGGATGGGATGCTGTGCAAAGGCGAGACAAGTTGGTCGGCTGCTCGCTGACAGGGTGGCAGGATATGGTAAACGCACTAAATATGGACCGGGAAGAACAAATTCGTCTATTAAAAGCGTTAAGAGAAGTAGCTCGGAAAACGGTAGATGCTTATGCCGATGAAATTGGAGAAAACAGACCGCTGCTCGTCACTACGGTAAAACCGGAAGGAACCTTAAGTCAACTTCCAACCGTGTCTTCGGGAATTCATTACTCACATTCGCCTTACTATTTGAGAAGGATCCGAGTAAGTGCACAGGATCCACTGGTGAAAGTGTGCGAAGAACTGGGGTATAACGTATATCCGGAAGTTGGACAAACAGAGGACAAATGCACGACGAAAGTGGTGGAGTTTCCTGTAAAAGCACCGGAAGGAAAAACAAAATACGACGTAGGAGCTATTGAACAGCTGGAAAATTACAAAATGTTTATGAAGTATTACGTAGATCATAATGCGTCTATTACGGTTCATGTTAGAGATCATGAGTGGGAAGCAGTAGAAGAATGGATGTGGAACAATTGGGACGAAGTGGTGGCAGTAAGTTTCCTTTCGTTAAGTGAAAGTTTTTATCAACTAATGCCATATGAGAGCATTGATAAAGAAGAATACGAAGAAAAATCAGCTAAGATGAAACCCTTTGTTGCATCCCTATTAAGCAAATACGAAAATCCCAAATTCATGCAAGATATTGGGGATGAGAGTTGCGAAAACGGCGTATGTCCCATTAGATAA
- a CDS encoding ATP-dependent Clp protease ATP-binding subunit, which produces MAMNERFTERAQKVILLSQEFAQQFGHNYVGTEHLLLGLMQEGEGIAAEAMKKMGVKPAALKERVMRIVGPGQQKAQLLGFTPRTKRIFELSFAEARSLGHSYIGTEHLLLGLVREGEGIGAKILSEMGLSNEKVRGEVLKLLNNHHPVSGNKKGIQAEKKEKTILEQYSRNLNQMAKEEKMDPVIGRDGEIQRVIQILSRRTKNNPCVIGESGVGKTAIAEGLAQRIVSSNVPQNLKDKQIVTLDLASMVAGAKYRGEFEDRLKKVMEELRHNNQIILFIDEIHTIIGAGAAEGAIDASNILKPSLARGEIQAIGATTIDEYKKHIEKDTALERRFMPILVEEPSLVDSVTILEGLRDRYEAHHRVKITDEALRGAVNLSHRYISDRYLPDKAIDLIDEAASKIRLLTITEPLDLKHLEEKLQNLLKEKEEAISIQDYERAAILRDQEKEVREELDLEKNEWYQIKEGRKPIVTEENVADIVSEWTGIPVQKLQEDESERLLNIENVLHERVIGQQEAIESVAKAIRRARVGLKDPKKPIGSFIFLGPTGVGKTELSRALAEAIFGDENAMVRVDMSEYMEKHTVSKLIGSPPGYVGYDEGGQLTEKIRRKPYSVVLFDEIEKAHPDVFNALLQILDDGRLTDGRGRLVSFKNTIIIMTSNVGAHNIRKQKTLGFAANLEQEEKSAHEFMKENILQDLKKTFRPEFLNRIDDLIVFHSLDEKDISAIVELMITELSKRLTEMNIHIELTAEAKKHIGHQGFDPDYGARPLKRTIQKMLEDQITEEILKGEIQEGHQVFIDFDNEKLTFKSKTKNYS; this is translated from the coding sequence ATGGCTATGAATGAAAGGTTTACAGAAAGGGCACAAAAAGTGATTCTATTGTCTCAAGAATTTGCTCAACAATTTGGTCATAACTACGTAGGTACGGAACACTTGTTACTAGGACTTATGCAAGAAGGGGAAGGAATAGCGGCTGAAGCAATGAAGAAAATGGGAGTGAAACCAGCGGCCTTAAAAGAACGTGTCATGCGGATTGTTGGTCCAGGTCAGCAAAAAGCCCAATTATTAGGGTTTACCCCCAGAACTAAGCGTATCTTTGAGCTGAGTTTTGCAGAAGCCAGAAGTCTTGGACATAGTTATATTGGGACAGAGCATCTGTTGCTGGGATTAGTAAGAGAGGGAGAAGGAATTGGCGCTAAAATTCTTTCGGAAATGGGACTTAGCAACGAAAAAGTCCGGGGAGAAGTATTGAAACTTCTTAATAACCATCATCCTGTAAGTGGTAATAAAAAAGGGATACAAGCAGAAAAAAAAGAAAAAACTATCTTAGAACAATATAGCCGCAACTTAAATCAAATGGCAAAAGAAGAAAAAATGGATCCGGTCATAGGAAGAGATGGAGAAATACAACGAGTCATACAGATCTTAAGTCGAAGAACTAAAAACAATCCTTGTGTGATTGGTGAAAGCGGCGTAGGAAAGACAGCTATTGCAGAAGGCCTTGCACAACGGATTGTTAGCAGTAATGTTCCCCAAAACCTAAAGGATAAACAGATTGTTACCCTTGATTTGGCTTCTATGGTAGCGGGAGCAAAATACAGAGGAGAATTTGAAGATCGGTTAAAAAAAGTCATGGAAGAATTAAGGCATAATAATCAGATCATTCTTTTTATTGATGAAATCCATACGATTATTGGGGCAGGGGCGGCCGAAGGTGCTATTGACGCTTCTAATATATTGAAGCCATCTTTAGCGAGAGGCGAAATTCAAGCGATAGGAGCTACTACGATCGATGAATACAAAAAACATATCGAAAAAGATACCGCATTAGAAAGACGATTTATGCCCATTTTGGTGGAAGAACCATCCTTGGTAGATTCAGTTACAATATTGGAAGGACTTAGAGACAGATATGAGGCTCATCATCGGGTTAAGATTACAGATGAGGCATTAAGAGGTGCTGTCAATCTCTCGCACCGATATATTTCTGATCGATATCTTCCGGATAAAGCCATCGACTTAATTGATGAAGCTGCTTCCAAGATTCGATTACTAACCATCACGGAACCTTTGGACCTGAAACATTTGGAAGAAAAATTGCAGAATCTGCTGAAGGAAAAGGAAGAGGCAATCAGTATCCAAGACTATGAAAGAGCGGCTATTCTAAGAGATCAAGAAAAAGAAGTCCGTGAAGAGCTGGATCTGGAGAAAAATGAATGGTATCAAATAAAAGAAGGCCGAAAGCCCATTGTAACAGAAGAAAATGTTGCTGATATTGTATCGGAATGGACAGGTATACCGGTTCAAAAGCTTCAGGAAGATGAATCGGAAAGGTTACTCAATATAGAAAATGTCTTGCACGAACGTGTCATTGGACAACAAGAAGCGATTGAATCTGTCGCAAAAGCCATCAGAAGGGCGCGTGTTGGTCTAAAAGACCCCAAAAAACCAATTGGTTCTTTTATTTTTCTTGGACCGACAGGAGTAGGGAAAACAGAACTGTCCAGAGCACTGGCGGAAGCTATCTTTGGTGATGAAAATGCAATGGTGCGTGTGGATATGTCTGAATACATGGAAAAACATACCGTTTCAAAGCTAATCGGATCACCACCAGGTTATGTTGGATATGATGAAGGAGGTCAACTTACTGAAAAAATACGTCGCAAGCCATACTCGGTAGTTCTTTTTGATGAAATTGAAAAGGCTCATCCGGATGTGTTTAATGCACTGCTGCAAATTCTGGATGATGGAAGATTAACGGATGGAAGAGGTAGGTTAGTTAGCTTTAAGAATACCATTATTATTATGACATCGAATGTTGGTGCCCATAATATTCGAAAGCAAAAAACCCTTGGATTTGCGGCGAATTTAGAACAAGAAGAAAAAAGTGCGCATGAATTTATGAAAGAAAATATACTGCAAGACCTAAAAAAGACTTTTCGGCCAGAATTCTTAAATAGAATAGATGATTTGATTGTTTTTCATAGCTTGGATGAAAAGGACATTTCAGCTATTGTGGAGCTTATGATAACAGAGCTTTCAAAGAGATTGACAGAAATGAATATTCATATCGAATTAACGGCGGAGGCGAAAAAGCATATTGGGCATCAAGGGTTTGATCCAGACTATGGAGCAAGGCCGTTGAAGCGCACCATTCAAAAAATGTTAGAGGACCAGATCACAGAAGAAATATTAAAAGGTGAAATACAAGAAGGACATCAAGTGTTCATAGATTTTGACAATGAAAAACTCACCTTTAAATCCAAAACAAAAAATTACTCATAA
- a CDS encoding CtsR family transcriptional regulator, whose product MASVSDVIEKFFKELLEQNQGRTIQIQRNEVAKYFDCSPSQINYVLMTRFNVQHGYYIESQRGGGGHIKITMLKSENSQPAHHLLLKEIGEVITKTQANRVINALKDQQYITEREAMIMRAAMEDQALLSPLNNRDQLRAQLLKGMISVLLHQK is encoded by the coding sequence ATGGCAAGTGTTAGTGATGTGATCGAAAAATTTTTTAAGGAATTATTAGAACAAAATCAAGGCAGAACGATTCAAATACAGAGAAACGAAGTAGCTAAATATTTTGACTGTTCACCTTCACAAATAAATTATGTTTTAATGACCAGGTTTAATGTACAACATGGATACTATATTGAAAGCCAAAGAGGTGGCGGTGGGCATATCAAAATAACCATGCTTAAATCAGAAAATAGCCAGCCAGCACATCACTTATTATTGAAAGAAATCGGTGAAGTCATAACCAAAACTCAAGCAAATCGTGTCATTAATGCGTTGAAAGACCAACAATATATTACAGAACGAGAAGCAATGATTATGAGAGCGGCGATGGAAGATCAGGCATTACTCTCGCCCTTAAATAACAGAGATCAGCTTCGTGCCCAGTTATTAAAAGGAATGATATCTGTATTGCTTCATCAAAAGTAA